In the Peptoclostridium acidaminophilum DSM 3953 genome, one interval contains:
- a CDS encoding aspartate-semialdehyde dehydrogenase produces the protein MKKYNVAIVGATGKVGETFLKVLEEKNFPVDKLYPMASKKSAGINIKFQGKDWTVEELSESSFDKDIDIALFSAGGSISLKYAPIAREKGVIVIDNSSAWRMDKDVPLVVPEVNPEDIKKHNGIIANPNCSTIQAVVALKPLHDRFKIKRIVYSTYQAVSGSGVKGIRDLEEGLKGNKNEFYPHQIAFNCIPHIDVFLENGYTKEEMKMVEETKKIMNDDSLRITATAVRVPVISGHSESINVEFEKPYEISEVFSIMDSAEGIVLVDDVANNKYPLAVDAADTDPVYVGRLRRDESVESGLNMWVVADNIRKGAATNTVQIAELLVKYDLI, from the coding sequence GTGAAAAAGTACAATGTGGCAATTGTCGGCGCAACCGGAAAAGTTGGGGAAACTTTCTTAAAGGTACTTGAAGAGAAAAATTTTCCTGTAGATAAATTATACCCTATGGCCTCAAAAAAATCTGCAGGAATTAATATCAAATTCCAGGGCAAGGATTGGACCGTAGAGGAACTCAGCGAAAGCTCATTCGACAAGGATATAGACATAGCCCTATTTTCAGCTGGTGGAAGCATAAGCCTCAAATATGCCCCAATAGCCAGGGAAAAAGGCGTAATAGTAATAGACAACAGCAGCGCATGGAGAATGGACAAGGATGTCCCTCTTGTAGTTCCAGAGGTCAATCCTGAAGATATAAAAAAACACAACGGCATAATAGCAAATCCTAACTGCTCTACAATACAGGCTGTAGTGGCTCTCAAGCCTCTGCATGATAGGTTCAAAATAAAAAGAATAGTATATTCTACTTATCAGGCTGTTTCCGGATCAGGTGTTAAGGGAATAAGAGATTTAGAAGAAGGCTTAAAAGGAAACAAAAACGAATTCTATCCTCACCAGATAGCTTTTAACTGCATACCTCACATCGATGTTTTCCTTGAAAACGGCTATACAAAAGAAGAAATGAAAATGGTGGAAGAGACGAAAAAGATAATGAATGACGATTCACTAAGAATTACAGCTACTGCAGTTAGAGTTCCTGTTATAAGCGGACACAGCGAGTCTATAAATGTGGAATTCGAAAAGCCTTATGAGATTTCAGAAGTTTTCAGCATAATGGATTCTGCGGAAGGAATTGTGCTAGTGGACGACGTTGCAAACAACAAATATCCGCTAGCCGTAGACGCTGCAGACACTGACCCAGTGTACGTGGGTAGACTAAGAAGAGACGAGAGTGTTGAAAGCGGCCTTAACATGTGGGTTGTTGCAGACAACATAAGAAAAGGTGCAGCTACAAACACTGTTCAGATTGCTGAGCTTCTTGTTAAGTACGATCTAATTTAA
- a CDS encoding sigma 54-interacting transcriptional regulator encodes MEHVRFEIITQDKIGMTLAILSKLYEKRINLHSLEVFPKRICIKLQKMNISDKEGLKRELLSMEGVISIDDIELLSYEENEKKLLEIIDSVSVGDKYGFWEVVGGSIAIERVKKIAATVAKGNSTILLRGESGTGKEIFARGIHRLSERRDREFLAINCAALPESLLESELFGYEKGSFTGALQTGKDGLFTKANDGTIFLDEIGELSMSLQAKLLRVLQEGKIRRVGGTSEESVDVRIIAATNKNLEEMIKSNQFREDLYYRLNVIPIFIPPLRERKEDISLLVRFFIEKLNESMKKKVEGYEAGFLNGLMEYDWPGNVRELENVVERAMNLCEGKLLKTDHLIIDFNKDISRVERSILLDEDLSLDEIVAICEKQAIAEALKKSGSIRKAAKKLGVSHTTIMNKVKKYNIHWQ; translated from the coding sequence TTGGAGCATGTTAGATTTGAAATTATAACGCAGGACAAGATAGGCATGACACTTGCGATTCTAAGCAAGCTCTATGAAAAAAGGATTAATCTGCATTCGCTTGAGGTATTTCCCAAAAGGATATGCATAAAGCTGCAGAAGATGAATATCAGCGACAAGGAAGGCTTAAAGCGTGAGTTGCTCTCGATGGAAGGCGTTATAAGCATAGACGATATAGAGCTCCTTTCATACGAGGAGAACGAAAAGAAGCTGCTTGAAATAATAGATTCAGTTTCTGTGGGTGACAAATACGGTTTTTGGGAGGTCGTGGGAGGCAGCATAGCCATAGAGAGGGTCAAGAAGATAGCAGCCACTGTTGCCAAGGGGAATTCTACGATACTCCTGCGCGGTGAGAGCGGCACTGGCAAGGAGATATTTGCAAGGGGAATACACAGGCTAAGCGAGAGGAGAGACCGCGAATTTTTGGCCATAAACTGCGCCGCACTGCCAGAGAGCCTGCTTGAAAGCGAGCTTTTCGGATACGAAAAGGGAAGCTTTACAGGAGCACTCCAGACAGGTAAGGACGGCCTTTTTACAAAGGCAAACGATGGGACTATTTTTCTGGATGAAATAGGCGAGCTCTCCATGAGCCTTCAGGCCAAGCTCTTAAGGGTACTGCAGGAGGGGAAAATCAGAAGAGTCGGCGGAACGAGCGAAGAAAGCGTCGATGTAAGGATAATTGCCGCCACCAACAAGAACCTCGAGGAAATGATAAAGAGCAATCAGTTCAGGGAGGATCTGTATTACAGGCTCAACGTAATCCCAATATTCATACCTCCACTCAGGGAGAGGAAAGAGGACATAAGCCTCCTGGTCAGATTCTTCATAGAAAAGCTCAATGAGAGCATGAAAAAAAAGGTGGAGGGCTACGAAGCGGGCTTTCTAAACGGACTCATGGAATACGACTGGCCGGGCAATGTAAGAGAGCTTGAAAATGTTGTCGAGAGGGCCATGAATCTTTGCGAAGGGAAGCTGCTAAAGACGGACCACCTGATAATAGACTTCAACAAGGACATTTCAAGAGTGGAACGCTCAATACTTCTCGATGAAGATCTTTCGCTTGATGAAATAGTCGCGATATGCGAAAAACAGGCGATAGCGGAGGCGCTCAAAAAGAGCGGCAGCATCAGGAAGGCCGCAAAGAAGCTGGGTGTTTCGCACACCACGATAATGAACAAGGTTAAAAAATACAATATACATTGGCAATAA
- a CDS encoding class I SAM-dependent DNA methyltransferase, whose amino-acid sequence MQFYGEFAHYYDRLMEDVDYSAWADHIDNLIKQSGAKGKSILELGCGTGSVTTGLVRLGYEVTGVDISEDMLCEAQKKLEDEKLRALLLCSDMRNLDFEALSPDIVVCACDGFNYITDEDELLKLFGDIYAALPYGGVLVFDLSSYYKLSNILGDNTFTLTEDDIAYIWENYYEPDAETVEMEITFFAKTNGLYKRFEEYHVQKAYKNDKIKSMLGAGGFKEIKALGDFGMSDAAEKSERVFFTALK is encoded by the coding sequence ATGCAGTTTTACGGAGAATTCGCCCACTACTACGACAGGCTTATGGAGGATGTCGACTATTCAGCATGGGCCGATCATATAGACAATCTAATTAAGCAAAGCGGTGCAAAAGGGAAAAGCATACTTGAGCTGGGCTGCGGCACCGGAAGTGTCACAACGGGGCTTGTAAGGCTCGGATACGAGGTGACGGGAGTCGACATATCGGAAGATATGCTGTGCGAAGCCCAAAAGAAGCTCGAGGACGAAAAGCTAAGAGCGCTTCTCTTGTGCAGCGACATGAGAAATCTTGACTTTGAAGCGCTAAGTCCCGACATTGTGGTATGCGCGTGCGATGGATTCAACTACATAACAGATGAAGACGAGCTGCTAAAGCTGTTTGGCGACATCTATGCCGCGCTTCCATACGGCGGAGTGCTTGTATTCGACCTTAGCTCATATTACAAGCTCTCGAATATCCTGGGCGACAACACATTCACTCTTACAGAGGATGATATTGCCTACATATGGGAGAACTACTATGAGCCTGACGCGGAAACCGTCGAAATGGAAATAACTTTTTTTGCAAAGACAAACGGACTATACAAGAGATTTGAAGAATATCACGTCCAGAAGGCATACAAGAATGACAAGATTAAAAGCATGCTTGGCGCTGGCGGCTTTAAGGAGATTAAAGCGCTCGGGGATTTTGGCATGAGTGATGCTGCCGAAAAATCCGAAAGAGTATTTTTCACAGCTTTAAAATGA
- a CDS encoding type II CAAX endopeptidase family protein: MKLQRLASANAVFLFLSVIFLSAGAYFQNADLNSGIVLTELVIVLLPAVIFSSIYKTGSIIDFLRLRLVSPKVFISAFAITLLTYPLAVFGNSLAIFILSLFGNVELPEVPIASNLNEFILYIVLIGILPGFCEEVLFRGFFLRMNSTGSERFAVLFTAFMFALFHYNIYNFMGPLVLGIVFGYITLITGSIWPAVFCHALNNSIASTLGYFMLQGDGATQAIPEGVDMLLAMGMQLAVLGVISLACAKGLKKKLKKLRENFGVQDTEIAADQAAQSGRLKLLIYAPIAVCVVIFIYLNVTFM; encoded by the coding sequence TTGAAGCTACAAAGGCTGGCATCGGCTAATGCTGTATTTTTGTTCCTGTCCGTCATATTCCTGTCGGCGGGAGCGTATTTCCAAAACGCAGACCTCAACAGCGGCATTGTGCTGACCGAGCTTGTAATAGTACTGCTTCCGGCTGTAATTTTTTCGAGCATATATAAAACGGGCAGCATTATCGATTTTTTAAGGCTGAGGCTTGTAAGTCCCAAGGTGTTCATATCGGCATTTGCCATAACGCTTCTCACATACCCGCTGGCGGTGTTTGGGAATTCGCTGGCGATATTCATACTCAGCCTGTTTGGAAATGTGGAGCTGCCTGAAGTACCGATAGCTTCCAATTTGAACGAGTTTATTCTGTATATAGTGCTTATTGGAATTTTGCCCGGCTTTTGCGAGGAGGTGCTCTTCAGGGGCTTTTTCCTGAGGATGAACAGCACGGGAAGCGAGAGATTTGCAGTGCTGTTCACGGCCTTCATGTTTGCGCTTTTCCACTATAACATATATAATTTCATGGGACCGCTTGTGCTTGGGATTGTATTCGGCTACATAACTTTGATTACGGGCTCAATATGGCCGGCAGTATTTTGCCACGCGCTCAACAATTCAATAGCCTCGACGCTGGGCTATTTCATGCTTCAAGGAGATGGAGCAACTCAGGCTATACCTGAAGGCGTCGACATGCTGCTTGCCATGGGAATGCAGCTTGCCGTGCTTGGAGTAATATCGCTTGCATGCGCCAAGGGGCTGAAGAAAAAGCTTAAAAAGCTCAGAGAAAATTTCGGCGTGCAGGACACGGAAATTGCTGCAGATCAGGCAGCGCAGAGTGGCCGCCTGAAACTGCTCATATACGCCCCGATAGCTGTTTGCGTTGTAATATTTATATACTTGAATGTAACATTCATGTGA
- the rpoN gene encoding RNA polymerase factor sigma-54, whose protein sequence is MNFKLNIEQSQKLVISQQLKQSLQILNMTLQELEVEILKESLENPVLEVEEKRDDIDWEKFIEHVSSGKSDETYTAYSNDEDRYSMENFVGYEAGMYEYLKGQAGCMLKNEAEMGIALEIINSLDERGYLPESTEEIATRLGVPEEKVMDMLVIVQSLDPAGIGARSLSECLVLQLHENGIIDDRLENIINSDLEMLSMKKHRELCKKYKIDIDTLRYYIEIIRTLEPMPGRVFSNERATYVTPDVIVEKVDGDFEVYLNEYSTPRIRINDYYKSLLKSAGDDAAKEYIKQKLGSAANLIRNIESRKSTILGISMEILKRQRAFFEKGVNHLKPMIMKDIAQELGFHESTVSRAVNGKYMLTPHGLFELRFFFSGSPSCDDIAANSIKNILREIIDKEDKKKPLSDQAICKLLENKGIDISRRTVAKYRDELGILSSSQRKQA, encoded by the coding sequence ATGAATTTTAAATTAAATATAGAGCAGTCACAGAAGCTTGTTATAAGCCAGCAACTCAAGCAGTCGCTTCAGATTCTGAACATGACGCTTCAGGAGCTTGAGGTTGAGATACTCAAGGAAAGTCTTGAAAATCCGGTTCTCGAGGTTGAGGAAAAAAGAGACGACATTGACTGGGAAAAATTCATAGAGCATGTCTCCAGCGGGAAAAGCGACGAAACATATACGGCCTATTCAAACGACGAGGACAGATACAGCATGGAAAACTTCGTGGGCTACGAGGCAGGCATGTACGAGTATCTCAAAGGCCAGGCAGGGTGCATGCTTAAGAATGAAGCTGAAATGGGCATAGCGCTTGAGATAATAAATTCGCTTGATGAAAGAGGCTATCTGCCGGAGAGCACTGAGGAAATAGCCACGAGGCTTGGAGTTCCTGAGGAAAAAGTGATGGACATGCTCGTTATAGTCCAGAGTCTGGATCCCGCCGGAATCGGCGCTAGAAGCCTTTCTGAATGCCTTGTTTTGCAGCTTCATGAAAACGGTATAATAGATGATAGGCTTGAAAACATAATAAACAGCGACCTTGAGATGCTGTCCATGAAAAAGCACAGGGAGCTATGCAAAAAATACAAGATTGACATTGATACGCTAAGATACTACATCGAAATAATAAGGACGCTCGAACCCATGCCCGGCAGAGTATTCTCCAACGAAAGGGCAACCTATGTAACACCTGATGTCATAGTTGAAAAAGTGGATGGTGATTTCGAGGTGTACCTCAACGAATACAGCACACCCAGGATAAGAATAAACGACTATTATAAGAGTCTGCTTAAAAGCGCCGGAGACGATGCCGCAAAGGAATATATTAAGCAAAAGCTGGGATCTGCCGCAAACCTTATAAGGAACATTGAAAGCAGAAAATCAACTATACTTGGGATATCAATGGAGATACTCAAAAGGCAGCGCGCTTTTTTTGAAAAGGGCGTAAACCATCTAAAACCAATGATAATGAAAGATATTGCGCAGGAGCTTGGTTTTCATGAGTCGACTGTGAGCAGGGCGGTAAATGGCAAGTACATGCTCACTCCACATGGATTATTCGAGCTGAGGTTCTTTTTCAGCGGATCGCCTTCCTGCGATGACATTGCCGCCAACAGCATTAAAAACATACTGAGAGAGATTATAGATAAAGAGGACAAAAAAAAGCCCCTCAGCGACCAAGCCATATGCAAGCTGCTTGAAAACAAGGGTATAGATATATCAAGAAGGACTGTAGCCAAATACAGAGATGAGCTGGGAATACTCTCTTCATCGCAACGAAAGCAGGCGTGA
- a CDS encoding amidohydrolase, producing MKYEDINPETLEFKEIICGHRRSLHEIAELGLKEYKTAEYIRSRLDSLGIQHDALLETSVTGVIKGSVGKRTVAFRADMDGLNAGDGSVRHLCGHDGHMSILLGLVEYLCSRKELIRDNVAFIFQPAEESPGGALPLLNAGLVEKYGIDEIYGLHMYPDVSEGLAGVRPLYFLSGAGEVNIEITGKSGHGAMPQDANDSIVAAAGFISALQTIISRNIRPLDEGVLTIGRIEGGSRRNIISGNVRLEGTIRAFKDNVYEKIKERIFEVARGFETVYGCSIEVNIKDDYPPVNNDEKLFEEFKEAVGEENISLLEPLMIAEDFAYYQRRIPGLFFMLGSRNEDLGFTKSLHNIDFDFDEKALIFGLEFYIRLLRHKGVIS from the coding sequence ATGAAATATGAGGATATAAACCCGGAGACATTGGAATTCAAAGAAATTATTTGTGGACACAGGAGGAGCCTCCACGAGATTGCGGAGCTGGGGCTGAAGGAGTATAAAACGGCAGAATACATAAGAAGCCGCCTTGACAGTCTTGGCATACAGCATGACGCCCTGCTTGAGACATCTGTAACAGGCGTTATAAAAGGCAGCGTCGGGAAAAGGACTGTTGCCTTCAGGGCAGACATGGATGGGCTCAACGCGGGGGACGGCTCCGTGCGCCATCTGTGCGGACATGACGGGCATATGAGCATACTCCTGGGCCTGGTCGAGTACTTGTGCAGCAGAAAAGAACTCATAAGGGATAATGTGGCATTCATCTTCCAGCCGGCTGAAGAGTCTCCGGGAGGGGCGCTGCCGCTTCTAAACGCTGGACTTGTTGAAAAGTATGGAATAGACGAGATATACGGGCTGCACATGTATCCGGATGTGAGCGAGGGGCTGGCTGGAGTTAGGCCGCTCTACTTCCTTTCTGGAGCAGGCGAAGTCAACATTGAAATCACGGGCAAGAGCGGCCATGGGGCTATGCCGCAGGATGCAAACGACTCCATAGTTGCCGCAGCAGGATTCATTAGCGCGCTTCAGACAATCATTTCAAGGAACATAAGGCCTCTCGACGAAGGCGTGCTTACAATAGGAAGGATTGAGGGCGGAAGCAGGCGCAACATAATAAGCGGAAATGTAAGGCTCGAGGGTACAATAAGGGCCTTCAAAGACAATGTATATGAAAAGATAAAGGAAAGAATTTTTGAGGTGGCGAGAGGATTTGAAACTGTCTACGGCTGCAGTATAGAGGTCAATATAAAGGATGATTATCCGCCAGTCAACAATGACGAGAAGCTGTTTGAGGAATTCAAGGAGGCCGTCGGAGAAGAAAACATAAGCCTGCTCGAGCCTCTCATGATTGCAGAGGATTTTGCCTACTATCAAAGGAGAATTCCGGGACTGTTTTTCATGCTGGGAAGCAGGAATGAGGATTTGGGTTTCACTAAAAGCCTTCATAATATAGATTTTGACTTTGACGAGAAAGCCCTTATTTTCGGACTTGAATTTTATATCAGGCTCCTGAGGCATAAAGGGGTGATTTCTTGA
- the tpiA gene encoding triose-phosphate isomerase — MRNPIIAGNWKMHKTIAEAKAFISEIQGEIKGTDVEVVLCAPFTLLRDMKLASEGTNIKLGAQNMHFEEKGAYTGEVSVLHLKEIGIDYVIIGHSERRQYFGETDESVNRKLLKAIGHGIRPILCVGETLEEREAGSTKDKVKLQVEKAFVGVPGESAADVVVAYEPIWAIGTGRSATSSDANEVIEYIRSIVEDLYSSEVSEKVRIQYGGSVNPDNVEQIMNEADIDGALVGGASLEPSSFLELVNF; from the coding sequence ATGAGAAACCCGATAATAGCAGGAAACTGGAAAATGCATAAGACAATAGCCGAAGCAAAGGCTTTCATAAGCGAGATACAAGGTGAGATAAAGGGGACGGACGTAGAGGTTGTCCTGTGCGCTCCGTTTACTCTCCTTAGGGATATGAAACTTGCATCAGAAGGCACAAATATAAAACTCGGCGCTCAGAACATGCATTTTGAGGAAAAGGGCGCCTATACAGGAGAAGTGTCGGTGCTTCACCTCAAGGAGATCGGCATCGACTATGTGATAATTGGCCACTCTGAAAGAAGGCAGTACTTTGGAGAGACAGACGAAAGCGTAAACAGGAAGCTGCTTAAGGCCATAGGGCACGGCATAAGGCCGATACTGTGCGTGGGAGAAACGCTCGAGGAAAGAGAGGCCGGAAGCACAAAGGACAAGGTGAAACTTCAGGTGGAGAAAGCCTTTGTCGGGGTGCCAGGGGAAAGCGCCGCTGATGTCGTTGTAGCATATGAGCCAATATGGGCCATAGGTACGGGCCGCTCGGCAACCAGCTCGGATGCCAACGAGGTGATCGAATACATAAGAAGCATAGTAGAAGACCTGTATTCAAGTGAGGTTTCAGAGAAAGTGAGAATACAGTATGGGGGCAGTGTAAATCCGGACAATGTAGAGCAGATAATGAATGAAGCTGACATAGACGGAGCGCTTGTTGGTGGAGCGAGCCTTGAACCATCAAGCTTTCTGGAACTAGTGAATTTTTAA
- a CDS encoding phosphoglycerate kinase codes for MLNKKTVEDVEVKGKKVLVRCDFNVPLSDGKITDESRLVGALPTIKYLIENGAKVILCSHLGKPKGEPKKELSLRPVAARLSELLGKDVTFAADDTVVGENAKKAVEAMLEGDVVLLENTRYRKEETKNEDEFSKELASLAQVFVNDAFGAVHRAHCSTAGVTKFMETSVCGYLIQKELKFLGEAVEKPQRPFLAILGGAKVSDKLNVIGNLLEKVDSLIIGGGMAYTFLKAQGHEIGNSLLEEDKVEYVKEMIKKAEDKGVKLLVPVDFRVADKFAEDEKAQIFEGDVPEGKIALDIGPKTEEMFEAAIKESKTIVWNGPMGVFEFEEFAHGTLRVAKAMADVDAVTVIGGGDSAAAVNIMGFGDKMTHISTGGGASLEFLEGKELPGIAALDEK; via the coding sequence ATGCTTAACAAGAAGACTGTGGAAGATGTAGAGGTCAAAGGCAAGAAGGTTCTTGTAAGATGTGACTTTAACGTGCCGCTTTCCGACGGTAAAATAACTGACGAGAGCAGGCTGGTTGGAGCGCTTCCTACCATAAAATATCTTATAGAAAACGGAGCCAAGGTGATTCTTTGCTCGCATCTTGGAAAGCCAAAAGGTGAGCCTAAAAAGGAACTGTCCCTAAGGCCTGTTGCTGCTAGACTTTCTGAGCTGCTTGGTAAAGACGTCACTTTTGCAGCCGACGATACCGTGGTTGGAGAAAATGCAAAAAAAGCTGTCGAAGCCATGCTCGAAGGGGACGTGGTTCTTCTTGAAAACACAAGATACAGAAAAGAAGAGACAAAAAACGAAGACGAGTTTTCAAAGGAGCTCGCATCGCTTGCACAGGTTTTCGTAAACGACGCTTTCGGAGCCGTACATAGGGCGCACTGCTCGACTGCTGGCGTAACAAAATTCATGGAGACGAGTGTATGCGGCTATCTTATACAAAAGGAGCTCAAGTTCCTCGGCGAAGCCGTTGAAAAGCCGCAAAGACCATTCCTTGCAATACTTGGAGGAGCCAAGGTTTCCGACAAGCTCAACGTAATTGGCAACCTGCTCGAAAAGGTGGATTCGCTTATAATAGGCGGGGGCATGGCGTACACATTCCTCAAGGCTCAGGGACACGAAATCGGAAATTCTCTGCTTGAAGAGGACAAGGTTGAGTATGTAAAGGAAATGATAAAAAAGGCAGAGGATAAAGGCGTCAAGCTGCTCGTACCGGTGGATTTTAGAGTGGCAGACAAGTTTGCAGAGGACGAGAAGGCCCAGATATTTGAGGGAGATGTGCCAGAGGGCAAGATTGCGCTTGACATTGGACCTAAAACAGAAGAAATGTTTGAGGCTGCCATAAAAGAATCCAAGACTATAGTATGGAATGGACCGATGGGGGTATTTGAATTCGAGGAGTTTGCGCACGGAACTCTAAGGGTTGCCAAAGCAATGGCAGATGTAGATGCGGTTACTGTAATAGGCGGAGGAGACAGCGCGGCAGCTGTCAATATAATGGGTTTTGGAGACAAGATGACTCATATTTCAACGGGAGGCGGAGCTTCGCTTGAGTTCCTTGAAGGCAAGGAGCTTCCAGGCATAGCAGCGCTTGACGAAAAATAG
- the hslO gene encoding Hsp33 family molecular chaperone HslO — protein sequence MNNYILRVTSKDKNIRGFFAVTTGLAEKARTIHNTTPVATAALGRAITAGSIMGLMIKGENDKLTLQLKGGGPAGAIVVVSNSQGIVKAYIENPGVEVPLREDGKLNVGAAIGTDGKINVIIDMGLKEPYVGQYGLVSGEIGEDLAHYFTFSEQTPSAVALGVLIDKDYSVKAAGGFIVQPLPDAAEESIARLEENISGMKPITALIEEGKTPEDIMNIVLEGFEPEVLEKYEVDYVCDCSREKFEKALITIGKEELEKILREDGAAELVCHFCNTKYNFSGEELQKIIDMI from the coding sequence ATGAATAACTACATTCTTAGAGTGACATCAAAAGATAAAAACATAAGAGGTTTTTTCGCGGTAACCACAGGGCTTGCTGAAAAGGCCAGGACCATACATAACACGACACCTGTTGCAACTGCAGCCTTAGGCAGAGCCATAACTGCAGGAAGCATAATGGGGCTTATGATTAAGGGTGAAAACGACAAGCTCACTCTGCAGCTGAAGGGAGGAGGACCAGCCGGCGCGATAGTTGTAGTGTCGAATTCGCAGGGGATAGTCAAAGCCTATATCGAGAATCCCGGCGTTGAAGTTCCGCTCAGAGAGGATGGAAAACTCAATGTCGGAGCGGCTATAGGTACGGACGGCAAGATAAATGTAATAATAGACATGGGACTCAAGGAGCCATACGTCGGCCAGTACGGCCTTGTAAGCGGAGAAATAGGTGAGGACCTGGCACACTATTTTACATTCTCGGAGCAGACACCGTCGGCTGTTGCGCTCGGAGTTCTAATAGACAAGGATTACTCGGTTAAGGCTGCAGGCGGATTCATTGTACAGCCACTTCCGGACGCAGCGGAGGAAAGCATAGCAAGGCTTGAAGAGAACATTTCCGGCATGAAGCCGATTACGGCGCTAATAGAAGAAGGCAAGACTCCCGAGGACATAATGAATATTGTGCTTGAAGGTTTCGAACCGGAAGTGCTGGAAAAATACGAAGTGGACTATGTATGCGACTGCAGCAGGGAAAAATTCGAAAAGGCGCTTATCACGATAGGCAAAGAGGAACTTGAAAAAATACTTCGTGAGGATGGGGCTGCCGAGCTGGTATGCCATTTTTGCAATACAAAGTATAATTTCAGCGGAGAAGAGCTTCAAAAAATTATAGACATGATCTAG
- the megL gene encoding methionine gamma-lyase, translated as MNREDMAKMGFGTKAIHGGHHKDIVSGALATPIYQTATFAFDSAEQGGRRFALEECGYIYSRLGNPTNTQLEEKLALLEGTEAAMSTASGMGAISAALWTALKAGDHMVADETLYGCTHALLSHGMTRFGVEVEFVDASDPENVRNAMKENTKVVYLETPANPTLKIVDIAAISEIAHEVEGCMVMVDNTFCTPYLQRPIEFGADVVLHSATKYLNGHGDVIAGFAAGKQEFIDQVRFFGVKDMTGAVLSPFDAYLVIRGMKTLEIRMERHCSNAMEVAKFLESHPAIDKVYYPGLESFPQKALAEKQMKLPGAMIAFELKGGVEEGRTLMNSVELCTLAVSLGDAETLIQHPASMTHSPYEPEERLKAGITDGLVRLSIGLENPGDIIADLKKSLDKLV; from the coding sequence ATGAACAGAGAAGACATGGCTAAAATGGGTTTTGGAACAAAAGCAATACATGGCGGACATCATAAGGATATAGTTTCAGGAGCGCTCGCGACACCTATATACCAGACTGCAACTTTTGCTTTTGACTCGGCAGAGCAGGGCGGAAGAAGATTTGCTCTTGAAGAATGCGGCTATATATATTCAAGGCTGGGAAATCCTACAAACACACAACTTGAAGAGAAGCTTGCATTGCTGGAGGGAACTGAAGCAGCAATGTCTACGGCTTCAGGAATGGGAGCTATATCTGCAGCCCTGTGGACTGCGCTAAAGGCCGGAGACCATATGGTTGCCGACGAAACTCTATACGGATGTACACATGCCCTTCTAAGCCACGGCATGACAAGATTTGGAGTTGAAGTTGAATTTGTGGATGCTTCAGATCCTGAAAATGTAAGGAATGCAATGAAGGAGAACACAAAGGTCGTATATCTTGAAACACCGGCAAACCCTACACTTAAAATTGTGGACATAGCGGCCATATCAGAAATAGCACATGAAGTTGAAGGCTGCATGGTAATGGTTGACAACACATTCTGCACACCATACCTTCAAAGACCTATAGAGTTTGGCGCCGACGTGGTGCTTCACTCGGCGACTAAATACCTCAACGGACACGGAGATGTAATAGCCGGATTTGCAGCTGGAAAGCAGGAATTCATAGACCAGGTCAGGTTCTTTGGAGTAAAGGATATGACAGGAGCTGTGCTAAGTCCGTTTGATGCATATCTTGTAATAAGAGGTATGAAGACGCTTGAGATAAGAATGGAAAGACACTGCAGCAACGCAATGGAGGTTGCAAAATTCCTCGAGTCTCATCCTGCGATAGACAAGGTTTACTACCCGGGCCTTGAAAGCTTCCCGCAAAAGGCGCTTGCAGAAAAGCAGATGAAGCTTCCTGGAGCAATGATAGCATTTGAGCTTAAGGGCGGAGTTGAAGAAGGAAGAACGCTTATGAACAGCGTAGAGCTTTGCACGCTTGCAGTTAGCCTGGGAGATGCCGAGACACTGATTCAGCATCCGGCTTCAATGACGCACTCTCCATATGAGCCGGAAGAAAGATTAAAGGCCGGCATAACAGATGGACTTGTAAGACTTTCTATTGGCCTTGAGAATCCGGGAGACATAATAGCAGACCTTAAAAAGTCGCTTGACAAGCTTGTATAA